From the Microbacterium sp. W4I4 genome, one window contains:
- a CDS encoding TA system VapC family ribonuclease toxin, with the protein MIAVDTNILVYAHREDSPHHAVAARALRGLAEGSASWAIPWPCVHEFLAVVTHPRIYLPPTPMDVALAAVRTLAELPGLRLLHESAGHAEELRRLLERGDVVGPRVHDARIAAICLSHGVTELWSADRDFSWFPQLRTVNPLVR; encoded by the coding sequence ATGATCGCCGTCGACACGAACATCCTCGTCTACGCGCATCGAGAGGACAGCCCGCACCACGCTGTCGCGGCGCGCGCACTGCGAGGATTGGCGGAGGGCTCGGCGTCGTGGGCCATCCCCTGGCCGTGCGTGCACGAGTTCCTGGCTGTCGTGACGCATCCGCGGATCTATCTGCCGCCGACGCCGATGGACGTCGCCCTGGCTGCGGTGCGCACGCTTGCCGAGCTGCCCGGCCTGCGACTGCTGCACGAGTCCGCCGGACACGCTGAGGAACTGCGGCGGCTGCTGGAACGCGGTGACGTCGTCGGCCCGCGCGTACACGATGCGCGTATCGCGGCGATCTGCCTGTCTCACGGTGTCACGGAGCTGTGGTCGGCGGACCGCGACTTCTCGTGGTTCCCGCAGCTGCGCACGGTCAATCCGCTGGTGCGCTGA
- a CDS encoding glucose-6-phosphate dehydrogenase produces MAQETTLLILGASGDLTSRLLLPSLAALLGKEPRRRVALRGSGTEDWDADTWRSAVEKAFADYPDALAHVNVTDYLRADVTDAAAVASLVEGLAPSTVLYFALPPAVTAAAIDAMEGLKLPEGTVLAMEKPFGEDEASARELNGKLLALVPEEQIFRVDHFLGRSTLLNLLGVRLANRIWEPVWSAEHIQQVLIRFDESVALEGRARYYDKAGAMIDMIQSHLLQVLALVAMDPPTTLGERDLRDAKAAVLRATHVMGDDPATASRRAQYTAGRIGDRDLPSYRDEEGVDDERATETLAQVTFEVASDRWAGVPFVLRSGKALDRKHSEIVVTFKPVRHVPPGLDGVPADGGRLTFSLGPDEMHLRLHVTGGDDPFALRHEDLMADLGEGQQRSYEEVLDELLDGDVALSVRADEAEQCWRIIQPVRDAWARGDVPMDEYVAGSTGPADWATSHS; encoded by the coding sequence ATGGCTCAGGAGACAACGCTTCTCATTCTCGGCGCCTCTGGCGATCTGACCTCACGGCTGCTGCTGCCCTCGCTGGCCGCGCTGCTCGGCAAGGAGCCGAGACGGCGGGTCGCGCTGCGCGGCTCCGGCACCGAGGACTGGGATGCCGATACCTGGCGATCCGCGGTCGAGAAGGCCTTCGCGGACTATCCCGATGCGCTCGCGCATGTGAACGTCACCGACTACCTCCGGGCGGATGTGACCGATGCCGCCGCTGTGGCATCCCTCGTCGAGGGGCTCGCCCCGTCGACGGTGCTGTACTTCGCACTGCCCCCCGCCGTGACCGCCGCGGCCATCGACGCGATGGAGGGCCTGAAGCTGCCCGAGGGCACCGTGCTGGCGATGGAGAAGCCGTTCGGGGAGGACGAAGCAAGCGCCCGCGAGCTGAACGGCAAGCTGCTGGCGCTGGTGCCCGAGGAGCAGATCTTCCGCGTGGATCACTTCCTGGGTCGTTCGACACTGCTGAACCTGCTGGGCGTGCGCCTGGCGAACCGCATCTGGGAGCCGGTGTGGTCGGCCGAGCACATCCAGCAGGTGCTGATCCGGTTCGACGAGAGCGTCGCGCTCGAGGGACGCGCCCGGTACTACGACAAGGCCGGCGCGATGATCGACATGATCCAGAGCCACCTGCTGCAGGTGCTCGCCCTTGTCGCGATGGATCCGCCGACGACTCTCGGCGAGCGCGACCTGCGCGATGCGAAGGCGGCGGTGCTGCGGGCGACCCACGTGATGGGCGACGACCCGGCGACTGCCTCCCGCCGTGCGCAGTACACCGCTGGCCGGATCGGCGACCGCGATCTGCCGTCTTACCGAGATGAGGAGGGCGTGGATGATGAGCGCGCCACCGAGACGCTCGCGCAGGTGACCTTCGAGGTCGCGAGCGATCGCTGGGCGGGGGTGCCCTTCGTGCTGCGCTCGGGCAAGGCCCTCGACCGCAAGCACTCGGAGATCGTGGTGACGTTCAAGCCGGTGCGGCACGTGCCGCCGGGACTGGACGGCGTGCCCGCCGACGGCGGCAGGCTCACGTTCTCGCTCGGTCCCGACGAGATGCACCTGCGTCTGCACGTCACCGGCGGCGATGATCCCTTCGCCCTGCGCCACGAGGACCTGATGGCCGATCTCGGCGAAGGCCAGCAGCGCTCCTACGAGGAGGTCCTGGACGAGCTGCTCGACGGCGATGTCGCCCTGTCGGTGCGCGCAGACGAGGCCGAGCAGTGCTGGCGCATCATCCAGCCGGTCCGCGACGCGTGGGCGCGCGGCGACGTGCCGATGGACGAGTACGTCGCCGGATCCACCGGGCCGGCGGACTGGGCGACCTCGCACTCCTGA
- a CDS encoding glycoside hydrolase family 15 protein: MRIEDYALLSNCRTAALVSREGSIDWLCLPRLDSASTFGALLGDESHGRWALRPADATVTRSYDRDTFVLITRWQSADAVAEVHDLMPIDPDPSVDIRRTDLIRRIIGVEGTMRFEQRLSIRFDYARAMPWVRQTGTAHHPRLVAMAGPDAVALRGAALKPVDHEHHGDLTVAAGEVRDLQLTWFPSHVDVPEPLDVDHEIDRTKNWWQGWADRIEHHGRHHGDVVRSLLILRALTNHETGGIAAAATMSLPEDFGGERNWDYRYVWLRDAALTLEALLDHGFLALADRWREWLLRAVAGDPADLQIMYGLAGERDLVEREMHSLPGFAASAPVRIGNGAASQYQADVVGEVLVTLSAARSAGLEESKFSWPLERQLLKFTAEQIDRPDQGLWEIRGDPHQFTHSRVMMWAAFDRGVRAVEDFGLDGPAQKWRQLRDRMCEEIDQHGVTDGYFTQYYGTTEVDASLLLLPQVGYCTPDDPRMLATVERIEQTLMRDGLLHRYRTGTGVDGLAGDESPFLACSFWLVEQYAATGREDEAGELMHRLCALTNDVGMLSEEYDPVNERQVGNTPQAFSHLALVRAADALSRTGHRPR, translated from the coding sequence ATGCGGATCGAGGACTACGCGCTGTTGAGCAACTGCCGGACGGCGGCGCTCGTGTCACGTGAAGGCAGCATCGACTGGCTCTGCCTGCCGCGGCTCGACTCCGCGAGCACGTTCGGCGCACTGCTGGGCGACGAATCGCACGGGAGGTGGGCGCTGCGCCCTGCGGATGCCACGGTCACCCGCAGCTACGACCGCGACACGTTCGTGCTGATCACCCGCTGGCAGAGCGCGGATGCCGTGGCCGAGGTGCACGATCTCATGCCGATCGACCCGGACCCGAGTGTCGACATCCGCCGTACCGACCTCATCCGGCGGATCATCGGCGTCGAAGGCACCATGCGGTTCGAGCAGCGACTCAGCATCCGCTTCGATTACGCGCGGGCGATGCCGTGGGTGCGCCAGACCGGCACCGCCCACCATCCGCGACTGGTGGCCATGGCAGGACCGGATGCCGTCGCGCTGCGCGGTGCCGCGCTGAAGCCGGTCGACCACGAGCACCACGGCGATCTCACCGTCGCCGCCGGCGAGGTGCGCGACCTGCAGCTGACCTGGTTCCCCTCCCACGTGGACGTGCCCGAGCCTCTCGACGTCGATCACGAGATCGACCGCACGAAGAACTGGTGGCAGGGCTGGGCCGACCGAATCGAGCATCACGGCAGGCATCACGGCGACGTCGTCCGGTCGCTGCTGATCCTGCGCGCCCTCACCAACCACGAGACCGGCGGCATCGCGGCGGCGGCGACCATGTCGCTGCCCGAGGACTTCGGCGGTGAGCGCAACTGGGACTATCGCTACGTCTGGCTGCGGGATGCCGCGCTCACCCTGGAGGCGCTGCTCGACCACGGCTTCCTCGCCCTCGCCGACCGCTGGCGGGAATGGCTGCTGCGCGCGGTCGCCGGAGACCCGGCCGACCTGCAGATCATGTACGGCCTGGCAGGGGAGCGCGACCTCGTGGAGCGCGAGATGCACTCGCTGCCCGGCTTCGCGGCATCCGCTCCCGTGCGCATCGGCAACGGCGCCGCGTCGCAGTATCAGGCCGACGTCGTCGGCGAGGTGCTGGTGACGCTGTCGGCCGCGCGCTCCGCGGGCCTCGAGGAATCGAAGTTCTCCTGGCCGCTGGAGCGTCAGCTGCTGAAGTTCACCGCCGAGCAGATCGATCGGCCCGACCAGGGCCTGTGGGAGATCCGCGGCGACCCGCACCAGTTCACGCATTCTCGGGTGATGATGTGGGCGGCGTTCGATCGCGGCGTGCGGGCGGTGGAGGACTTCGGCCTGGACGGGCCGGCGCAGAAGTGGCGTCAGCTGCGGGACCGGATGTGCGAGGAGATCGATCAGCACGGTGTGACCGACGGGTATTTCACGCAGTACTACGGCACGACCGAGGTGGACGCGTCATTGCTGCTGCTGCCGCAGGTGGGCTACTGCACGCCGGATGACCCGCGGATGCTGGCGACGGTCGAGCGCATCGAGCAGACGCTCATGCGTGACGGCCTGCTGCACCGGTATCGCACCGGCACGGGGGTCGACGGGCTGGCGGGCGACGAGAGCCCGTTCCTGGCGTGCTCGTTCTGGCTCGTCGAGCAGTACGCGGCCACCGGCCGCGAGGACGAGGCGGGTGAGCTCATGCACCGCCTGTGCGCGCTGACGAACGATGTCGGGATGCTGTCGGAGGAGTACGATCCGGTGAACGAGCGCCAGGTCGGCAACACCCCGCAGGCGTTCTCGCACCTCGCGCTCGTCAGAGCGGCCGATGCCCTGTCGAGGACAGGCCACCGGCCGCGGTAG
- a CDS encoding nitroreductase family protein produces the protein MSTPVLDRTAQTEHPVLDVLADRWSPRAFDAENAVDESKLASALEAARWSPSANNSQPWRFIVARRGTELHEGIHAALMGFNQAWAGNAAVLIVAVAETATADGTPISHAVYDLGQAVAHLSVQAHHDGLVVHQMSGFEPEKIRAIAGLDERFLPMTVIALGDLGDASELPEALKQREVAPRVRRPIHETVVLSA, from the coding sequence ATGAGCACGCCCGTCCTCGACCGCACCGCCCAGACCGAGCATCCCGTCCTGGACGTGCTCGCCGATCGCTGGAGCCCGCGGGCGTTCGATGCCGAGAACGCGGTCGACGAGTCCAAGCTGGCCTCGGCTCTCGAGGCCGCACGCTGGTCGCCGAGCGCCAACAACTCGCAGCCCTGGCGATTCATCGTGGCTCGCCGCGGCACTGAGCTGCACGAGGGCATCCATGCGGCGCTGATGGGCTTCAACCAGGCCTGGGCGGGCAACGCCGCCGTGCTCATCGTCGCGGTCGCCGAGACCGCGACCGCGGACGGAACCCCGATCTCGCACGCCGTCTACGATCTCGGTCAGGCCGTCGCCCACCTGTCCGTGCAGGCGCACCACGATGGCCTGGTCGTGCACCAGATGAGCGGATTCGAGCCCGAGAAGATCCGCGCGATCGCCGGACTGGACGAGCGCTTCCTGCCGATGACCGTGATCGCGCTCGGCGACCTGGGCGATGCCTCGGAACTGCCCGAGGCGCTGAAGCAGCGTGAGGTCGCCCCGCGCGTGCGCCGCCCGATCCACGAGACCGTGGTGCTGAGCGCCTGA
- a CDS encoding ABC transporter permease: protein MIPTQSTASAVWLVAEREIGSKLRSKAFMISTGILLLVALAGVLIGGFASKTSTPDAVAATSQTASVVRALPNVTVTEVGDRAEAEKLVLDEKVTAAVLPADDDPTGVVILAKKDAPSSLVMGLSQSPQVEILQPATTNSLLRYLVAIGFGVVFLMAASTFGATIAQSVVEEKQTRVVELLISAIPTRVLLAGKVLGNTVLAMAQILLLAAIAVVGLIVTGQNEVLAGLGAPVLWFAVFFLFGFILLASLYSAAAAMVSRQEDIGSTTMPLMMLVMAPYFLVIFFNDNPVVMTVLSYVPFSAPVGMPVRLFVGEAQWWEPLVSLVILLASCVGAILIGAKIYENSLLRMGARVKLVEALRG from the coding sequence GTGATCCCCACACAGAGCACCGCATCCGCCGTCTGGCTCGTCGCCGAGCGAGAGATCGGCTCCAAGCTGCGCAGCAAGGCGTTCATGATCTCCACCGGCATCCTGCTGCTGGTGGCTCTCGCCGGGGTGCTGATCGGCGGCTTCGCCAGCAAGACCTCCACCCCCGATGCGGTCGCGGCGACCTCGCAGACGGCATCCGTCGTGAGGGCGCTGCCGAACGTGACCGTCACCGAGGTCGGCGATCGCGCCGAAGCCGAGAAGCTCGTGCTCGACGAGAAGGTCACGGCCGCCGTGCTGCCCGCCGACGACGATCCGACGGGCGTCGTGATCCTCGCCAAGAAGGACGCACCGAGCAGCCTGGTGATGGGTCTGTCCCAATCGCCGCAGGTCGAGATCCTGCAGCCGGCGACGACCAACTCGCTGCTGCGCTACCTGGTCGCGATCGGCTTCGGGGTCGTGTTCCTGATGGCCGCGTCCACCTTCGGCGCCACGATCGCGCAGAGCGTGGTGGAGGAGAAGCAGACCCGCGTGGTCGAGCTGCTCATCTCGGCGATCCCCACCCGGGTGCTGCTGGCCGGCAAGGTGCTCGGCAACACCGTCCTCGCGATGGCGCAGATCCTGCTGCTCGCGGCGATAGCCGTGGTCGGGCTGATCGTCACCGGCCAGAACGAGGTGCTCGCGGGCCTGGGCGCCCCGGTGCTGTGGTTCGCCGTGTTCTTCCTGTTCGGGTTCATCCTGCTGGCCTCGCTGTACTCGGCCGCGGCGGCGATGGTGTCGCGTCAGGAGGACATCGGCTCGACGACGATGCCCCTGATGATGCTGGTGATGGCGCCGTACTTCCTGGTGATCTTCTTCAACGACAACCCCGTGGTGATGACGGTTCTGTCATACGTGCCGTTCTCGGCGCCGGTGGGGATGCCGGTGCGGCTGTTCGTCGGCGAGGCGCAGTGGTGGGAGCCGCTCGTGTCGCTGGTCATCCTGCTCGCGAGCTGCGTCGGGGCGATCCTGATCGGGGCGAAGATCTACGAGAACTCGCTGCTGCGCATGGGCGCACGGGTGAAGCTCGTCGAGGCTCTGCGCGGCTGA
- a CDS encoding ABC transporter ATP-binding protein, with translation MTGRLHLDGITKSYGARTVLDDIRFEVVPGRLTGFVGGNGAGKTTTMRIILGVLAADAGTVTLDDAAVTSADRRRFGYMPEERGLYPKMKVMEQVVYLARLHGFGKADATVRATALLEELGLGERLHDTIESLSLGNQQRAQIAAALVHDPEVLILDEPFSGLDPLAVDVVADVLQRRAAQGASILFSSHQLDVVERLCDDLIIIAGGTIRASGSRDDLRAQHSTLRYQLDSSGDTGWLRDEPGITVIDFEGGSALFDVDEPSNAQRVLREALQRGAVTSFAPQHPSLAQIFKEVIA, from the coding sequence ATGACAGGCAGACTGCATCTCGACGGCATCACCAAGAGCTACGGTGCGCGCACGGTGCTCGACGACATCCGCTTCGAGGTCGTCCCCGGACGTCTCACGGGCTTCGTCGGCGGCAACGGCGCGGGCAAGACCACCACCATGCGCATCATCCTCGGCGTGCTCGCCGCCGATGCCGGCACGGTCACCCTCGACGATGCGGCCGTCACCTCGGCCGACCGCCGGCGCTTCGGGTACATGCCTGAGGAGCGCGGCCTGTACCCGAAGATGAAGGTAATGGAGCAGGTCGTGTACCTCGCGCGGCTGCACGGGTTCGGCAAGGCGGACGCCACAGTGCGCGCCACCGCGCTGCTCGAAGAGCTGGGACTCGGCGAGCGCCTGCACGACACCATCGAATCGCTCTCGCTCGGCAACCAGCAGCGCGCGCAGATCGCCGCCGCCCTCGTGCACGATCCCGAGGTGCTGATCCTCGACGAGCCGTTCTCGGGCCTGGACCCGCTCGCCGTCGACGTCGTCGCCGACGTGCTGCAGCGACGCGCCGCTCAGGGCGCTTCGATCCTGTTCTCCTCCCACCAGCTCGACGTCGTCGAGCGGCTCTGCGACGACCTGATCATCATCGCCGGTGGCACGATCCGCGCATCCGGCTCCCGCGATGATCTGCGCGCCCAGCACTCCACGCTGCGCTACCAACTCGACTCGTCCGGCGACACCGGCTGGCTGCGCGATGAGCCCGGCATCACCGTGATCGACTTCGAGGGCGGCTCGGCCCTCTTCGACGTCGATGAGCCCTCGAACGCGCAGCGTGTGCTGCGCGAGGCGCTCCAGCGCGGAGCCGTGACATCCTTCGCCCCTCAGCATCCGTCCCTCGCCCAGATCTTCAAGGAGGTCATCGCGTGA
- a CDS encoding benzoate/H(+) symporter BenE family transporter — MPAATTLSRPITAGVVTALVGFTSSFAVVLTGLDAVGASPAQAASGLLVLSLTMGAACVILAWRYRMPITAAWSTPGAALLAAMSTVDGGWPAAVGAFLIVAVLILLTALIPALGTLISAIPPSIAQAMLAGVLLPLCLAPVTGMVENPWGVVPVVAIWLLFVRLAPRWAVPAAFAAASVVVIVGIALTGTAIDPTLLVPALEFTAPAFTLGSAVGIALPLFIVTMASQNVPGVAVMRSFGYEVPWRPAMLVTGVGSALGAPFGGHAINLAAISAALAAAPDAEPDARRRWIAGVSTGVSYVILGGLSAVFAALVLLAPAAVIPAVAGLALFAAFGSAVQQAIDDPGERMPAVITFLVAASGVALLGISAAFWALAAGLIARGVTHLGRR; from the coding sequence ATGCCCGCCGCCACGACGCTGAGCCGCCCGATCACCGCCGGCGTGGTCACGGCCCTGGTCGGCTTCACCAGCTCGTTCGCCGTGGTGCTCACGGGACTGGACGCGGTCGGCGCGAGCCCGGCGCAGGCGGCGAGCGGCCTGCTCGTGCTGAGCCTGACGATGGGCGCGGCATGCGTCATCCTCGCCTGGCGGTACCGGATGCCGATCACCGCGGCCTGGTCCACCCCGGGCGCCGCGCTCCTCGCCGCGATGAGCACGGTCGACGGCGGCTGGCCCGCCGCGGTGGGCGCGTTCCTCATCGTCGCGGTGCTGATCCTGCTCACCGCGCTCATCCCCGCCCTGGGCACGTTGATATCCGCGATCCCGCCCTCGATCGCGCAGGCCATGCTCGCCGGAGTGCTGCTCCCGCTCTGCCTGGCGCCGGTCACCGGCATGGTCGAGAATCCGTGGGGCGTGGTTCCCGTCGTGGCCATCTGGCTGCTGTTCGTGCGTCTCGCGCCACGGTGGGCGGTGCCGGCGGCCTTCGCCGCGGCGAGCGTCGTCGTCATCGTCGGGATCGCCCTCACCGGCACCGCCATCGACCCGACGCTGCTGGTGCCCGCTCTCGAGTTCACCGCCCCCGCATTCACGCTGGGATCAGCCGTGGGCATCGCGTTGCCGCTGTTCATCGTCACGATGGCCTCGCAGAACGTGCCGGGCGTCGCCGTCATGCGCAGTTTCGGCTACGAGGTGCCCTGGCGCCCGGCGATGCTCGTCACCGGTGTCGGCTCGGCTCTCGGGGCCCCGTTCGGTGGGCACGCGATCAATCTCGCCGCCATCAGCGCCGCGCTCGCTGCCGCACCGGATGCCGAGCCCGACGCACGACGCCGCTGGATCGCGGGGGTCTCGACCGGCGTCTCGTATGTCATCCTCGGCGGCCTGTCGGCAGTGTTCGCGGCTCTCGTGCTGCTCGCCCCGGCCGCGGTCATCCCCGCTGTCGCCGGGCTCGCGCTGTTCGCCGCGTTCGGTTCGGCCGTGCAGCAGGCCATCGATGATCCGGGCGAGCGGATGCCCGCGGTGATCACCTTCCTGGTCGCGGCATCCGGCGTCGCACTCCTGGGGATCAGCGCGGCCTTCTGGGCGCTGGCCGCCGGGCTCATCGCCCGGGGCGTCACGCACCTCGGTCGGCGCTGA
- a CDS encoding response regulator transcription factor translates to MIRVLIVDDHAMLRAGFRTILGTQPDIEVVGEAATGAEGVELAARLLPDVITMDVQMPDMDGIEATRRIVADAEITASVAIITTFDRDEYLFQALDAGAGGFLLKNAGPEELITAVRALAAGDGILAPEVTRRVLARFAASAPLTAPAPAAPRDEGVLAEPLTEREGEVLTLMTDARSNAEIARALFIGEATVKTHVSRVLQKLGARDRVQAIVLAHRHGLT, encoded by the coding sequence ATGATCCGCGTGCTGATCGTCGACGATCACGCCATGCTGCGCGCGGGTTTCCGCACCATACTCGGCACCCAGCCCGACATCGAGGTGGTCGGCGAGGCGGCGACCGGCGCGGAGGGCGTCGAACTCGCCGCGCGACTGCTGCCCGACGTCATCACCATGGACGTGCAGATGCCCGACATGGACGGCATCGAGGCGACCCGGCGCATCGTCGCGGATGCCGAGATCACCGCATCCGTGGCGATCATCACCACGTTCGACCGGGACGAGTACCTGTTCCAGGCGCTGGATGCCGGCGCCGGCGGCTTCCTGCTGAAGAACGCCGGCCCGGAGGAGCTGATCACGGCCGTGCGGGCGCTGGCCGCCGGCGACGGCATCCTCGCTCCGGAGGTCACGCGCCGCGTGCTGGCCCGCTTCGCGGCATCCGCCCCGCTCACCGCTCCTGCTCCCGCCGCACCGCGGGATGAGGGGGTCCTCGCCGAGCCGCTCACCGAGCGGGAGGGCGAGGTGCTGACCCTGATGACGGATGCCCGCAGCAACGCCGAGATCGCGCGGGCGCTGTTCATCGGCGAGGCGACGGTGAAGACGCACGTGTCGCGCGTGCTGCAGAAGCTCGGCGCCCGCGATCGTGTGCAGGCCATCGTGCTCGCCCACCGTCACGGGCTCACCTGA
- a CDS encoding sensor histidine kinase: MPDSTFTRAPTPRDLRQDLLLAAVMLVGGIISAGLSTVARMYGDEQAPMWSALLVVVGVTAPLAARRRWPAAVAVLISVIYFVSVTFHVPELYVSNISMFIALYTIGAWMRNRRAAMLVRVGIILGMFIWLIIVMYRDAIDEAGKADMAAGLFSPYVAVMMIQLLVNGLYFGGAYYFGERSWHAAVQRLALEERTRELEEAREVTAAQAVALDRVRIARELHDVVAHHVSVMGVQAGAARLMVEQDPAQAKRMLAGIEDASREAIGDFRQLLETLRAPGDGTVGTDDEPSSTFGLDDIADLAQSSRDAGLPTDYTVIGDPLPVSSTVGVNLYRIAQEALTNARRHAGMGATADVRVRYSTDAVELEVVNTGRSVGTLRPGLGQLGMRERALASGGSIDLLPRPQGGFRVRASMPLGRTGFESNAERVVR; this comes from the coding sequence ATGCCGGACTCCACCTTCACGCGCGCGCCGACTCCGCGCGACCTGCGCCAGGATCTGCTGCTGGCGGCCGTGATGCTCGTCGGCGGGATCATCAGCGCTGGCCTGTCGACCGTCGCCCGCATGTACGGCGACGAGCAGGCGCCGATGTGGTCCGCGCTGCTCGTCGTCGTCGGGGTGACGGCTCCCCTCGCCGCCCGTCGGCGCTGGCCGGCCGCCGTCGCCGTCCTGATCTCGGTCATCTACTTCGTCAGCGTGACCTTCCACGTGCCCGAGTTGTACGTGTCGAACATCTCGATGTTCATCGCGCTGTACACGATCGGGGCGTGGATGCGGAACCGCCGAGCGGCGATGCTCGTGCGAGTCGGCATCATCCTCGGCATGTTCATCTGGCTGATCATCGTGATGTACCGCGACGCCATCGATGAGGCGGGCAAGGCCGACATGGCCGCAGGGCTGTTCTCGCCGTACGTAGCGGTCATGATGATCCAACTACTGGTCAACGGGCTGTATTTCGGCGGCGCGTACTACTTCGGCGAGCGCTCCTGGCATGCGGCGGTGCAGCGCCTGGCATTGGAGGAGCGCACCCGCGAGCTCGAGGAGGCGCGCGAGGTGACCGCCGCGCAGGCCGTGGCGCTGGATCGGGTGCGCATCGCCCGCGAACTGCACGACGTCGTCGCGCATCACGTGTCGGTGATGGGTGTTCAGGCGGGGGCTGCCCGGCTGATGGTCGAGCAGGATCCCGCGCAGGCGAAGCGGATGCTGGCCGGCATCGAAGACGCCTCCCGCGAGGCGATCGGCGACTTCCGCCAGCTGCTGGAGACCCTGCGCGCTCCCGGCGACGGCACGGTCGGCACTGACGATGAGCCCTCGTCGACGTTCGGGCTCGACGACATCGCCGACCTCGCGCAGTCGTCGCGGGATGCCGGACTGCCCACCGACTACACCGTGATCGGCGATCCGCTGCCGGTGTCGAGCACGGTCGGGGTGAACCTGTACCGGATCGCGCAGGAGGCGCTGACGAACGCCCGCCGGCACGCCGGGATGGGCGCGACCGCGGACGTGCGGGTGCGGTACTCGACGGATGCCGTGGAGCTGGAGGTCGTCAACACCGGACGCTCCGTCGGCACGCTGCGCCCCGGACTCGGCCAGCTCGGCATGCGGGAGCGCGCCCTGGCATCCGGCGGGTCGATCGACCTGCTCCCCCGACCGCAGGGCGGATTCCGCGTGCGGGCGAGCATGCCGCTCGGCCGCACCGGTTTCGAATCGAACGCCGAGCGGGTGGTCCGATGA
- a CDS encoding MFS transporter, with protein MTLPRPRLAPLYLAGFTTAFGAHGIAAALGAETEDIGWTLLAFGFTLALYDLAEVLLKPLFGALSDRIGVRPVIVAGLLAFAAFSVLGALVPGTVGLIVARFGQGASAAAFSPASSAAVARLTDGASRGRYFGRYGSWKSLGYALGPLIGAVLVVWAGLPALFWALAALGLAAAAWVRFAVPAVPVLPRKRVTLIDLAHEVTAPGFLVPTLVLAATTGALAVAVGFLPLLARQVGIGTVGSMALVTVLAVVASAVQPLIGAWHDRGRVSVRLGAIGGLALIAGGIALAGVVAVVEDGHGMLLLAALILTAVLVGAGVGSATPVAFSHLAASTPEERMGRTMGSAELGRELGDAGGPLIAGAVGTASVPGVGLIVVAVLTAGAGALALVGLRRPG; from the coding sequence GTGACCCTCCCGCGCCCTCGGCTTGCGCCGCTGTACCTCGCCGGCTTCACCACGGCCTTCGGGGCGCACGGCATCGCCGCAGCTCTGGGCGCGGAGACCGAGGACATCGGCTGGACGCTGCTGGCGTTCGGCTTCACCCTGGCGCTGTACGACCTCGCCGAGGTGCTGCTCAAGCCGTTGTTCGGCGCGCTCAGCGATCGGATCGGGGTGCGCCCGGTGATCGTCGCGGGGCTGCTGGCCTTCGCCGCGTTCTCGGTGCTCGGAGCGCTCGTGCCCGGCACGGTCGGGCTGATCGTCGCCCGTTTCGGGCAGGGCGCCTCGGCGGCGGCCTTCTCCCCGGCATCGTCGGCGGCCGTGGCCCGACTGACCGACGGCGCCTCGCGGGGGCGATACTTCGGGCGGTACGGGTCCTGGAAGAGCCTCGGCTACGCGCTGGGTCCGCTGATCGGCGCGGTGCTCGTGGTCTGGGCAGGGCTGCCCGCCCTGTTCTGGGCGCTCGCCGCGCTGGGGCTCGCCGCCGCTGCGTGGGTGCGGTTCGCGGTGCCCGCCGTGCCGGTGCTGCCCCGCAAGCGTGTGACGCTCATCGATCTGGCGCACGAGGTGACCGCACCCGGCTTTCTCGTGCCGACGCTCGTGCTGGCGGCGACCACCGGTGCACTCGCCGTGGCGGTCGGCTTCCTGCCGCTGCTCGCGCGTCAGGTCGGCATCGGCACCGTGGGCAGCATGGCGCTGGTCACCGTGCTGGCCGTGGTCGCCAGTGCGGTGCAGCCTCTGATCGGCGCCTGGCACGACCGCGGGCGGGTGTCGGTGCGGCTCGGTGCGATCGGCGGACTCGCCCTGATCGCCGGGGGCATCGCCCTGGCCGGCGTGGTCGCGGTCGTCGAGGACGGCCACGGGATGCTGCTGCTCGCCGCCCTCATCCTCACGGCGGTGCTCGTGGGTGCAGGCGTGGGCTCGGCGACGCCGGTCGCGTTCTCGCACCTGGCGGCGTCCACGCCGGAGGAGCGGATGGGGCGCACCATGGGCTCGGCGGAGCTCGGCCGCGAGCTGGGCGATGCCGGCGGGCCGCTCATCGCGGGGGCCGTGGGCACGGCATCCGTCCCTGGCGTGGGACTGATCGTCGTCGCCGTGCTGACCGCCGGCGCCGGTGCGCTGGCCCTGGTCGGCCTTCGCCGACCGGGCTGA